The sequence GAAGGGACTGCTCTCCCCCCGCTACACAATCAGTCATTTGGCCCACTGGAGGGACGATTCATAAGAAATAGTGGAAGGTCTGAAGGAAGAGGACAAGAAGAGGCAGGCTGGACATGCAGGCCCAGGACGCAGCGCTGCCCGAGGCAGGGTTTGTCGGGTGGATGGGCCGGGACCAGCCTGGCTGAGGCTGGATGTCATCGTAAGGTCCAGGCCGGCTCGTGTCAGGAGTGTCAGAGCACATGCCCTCCTCCGAGATGGGCTGCACATCGGAAGTCACTTGGCTGAGCTGCACCTCTGGAACATTTGCCTGAATCCAGTCGGCATAGGTTGAGATGCGGCTGTAGATACCAGGCCTGTTGGGGGCTCCACATTCGTCCCCCCAACTCACCACTCCGGCCAGCAGCCAAGCATTGCCAATACGACAGGAAAGAGGTCCTCCAGAGTCACCCTAGTGGGGGAAATGGTTATTGGattgggaataaataataataataatttatatgccacccatctgactgcattgccccagccactctggcttccAACTAATTATTAAACCACTGTAAAACAgaacacatttaaaacttccttatacagggatgccttcagatgtcttttaaaagtcatatagttgtttatttccttgacatttgactggagggcgttccacagtgcaggtgcagttaccgagaaggccctctgtttccctgtaacctcacttctctcagtgagggaaacgccagaaggctGACTGTGAGCAGCTGGACTTGAGAGTACTCTTCCACAGGCAGCTATTTTGAAGGATCCAAGTGAGTTAAGGGGGTCGGCATTACCTAAAGTATACCCCCAAGAACTATTCAACGTGGTCCCCACCTACATTGCGATGGGAGTTTGACAGGTGGGAGTTTGGTCCTGATTAGCTCAGTCGGGTGAGCAAGTTTCCTGTCAGGAACTCATTGGCACAGTTGATCCCTGCAGAAATCAGGATCAAACACTCCCGCCCATCCACTGAAGGGCaaggagttcaatcctgctttatGACTATCTCCTCCCCTACCCTGCTAGCCAACTTCGATAAAATCTCAGGTGGCTGACAGGTGGGAGAGTGATTTTGCTCACCTAGCAAATTTGGCCAGCCAGAGCGgtcagggagggagaaaaaagatCTGGCTCACTGGGCCAAAAAAGGACTCTATACCCTGTTCTATGTGGAATAAAGATGACTCAGTGCAGGACTGGCAAGAACTGCCTCCAGCCTGTCGCATGATCACTTATAGACACAAGTATAGTGAATTGCCTGAGAAGGGCTACAAAGTGCCTCATAACCAAGGGGGAAAAGGGGGCACAGTGCATGTTTATACCGTAAGAGGGGGTTCTAATCCATGAGTTGCTACAGCACTTTCTTTCCAGACGTCTATGCAACATATAAACagatgctggctgaagctgaacACGAAAAGGCCATCAGCCTTGGCCTTTTGTACAGTGCTGAATCTGGCTCTCACTGCCTCATTCTAAAATGCCACCCCCTTTCCTCAACGAACGGGCACCCCcagcctcccctctcctcctgcctGATCTCACCTGGCATGCATCCTTCATCCCCTCAGCAAAGCCAGCACAGATCATGTCGTCGTGGACGGTGAGAGGATCCTCGGGATCAGGGTTTCGCCTGTACAGGCACTTGCAAGTGTCTATCCCAATAATGGGCACTTCAAGCTGCTGTAGCGTCTTGGGTGTGGGGAGGCTTGCTAAAGGAAGAAACAAAACTCAGAGTCAGTTCCCAGATGTGGAGAAAGGCTGTCCTGCAGCGGGAACTGGTAgggcaggaggccaacagtaggtgcaGCCAGCACCAATGGCGGGCAAAGGCGACTCAATCTAATTTTGTCCCCGTCTTCCTCTCTGCCAAGTTCTACGAGGAGCAACACGGagtccaaggaggaggaggaagctgacagctggTGCCACTCCTGGGCTGACTGGAAGCAAGGCTGCAGAGCAAGTGGAGGCAGGCTAAGGGCAGGCTGAGGTGGGTGGGGCAGCTCCCCATTcactctaatggaccagcctctttTTGTGTCCCAGGTGGCAGGGTGTTTGCCTTTGGCTTGGGAGTGCAGGTGGATAAGTGCCTCATCATTCTGGAAGCCAGACTCCCTAATCTGCAGCTACGGACTCCTTTCCTACAGCTGAGGCTCTGTCTGCATCAAGATATGGACGAGAAACAAAGGCACTCATCCCATATGCAGAGGCAACCATTGTCTCTTCACATGCCCCAGGCCTAAGCCTCTATGCTGAGATATGAAGGGAGGCCATTTTGGGTGGaggggatggaggagagagatGGGGACTGAGCCCTGACTGCACAAGGGAAACATGGCCGTACAGAGGATTAGCTGTGCCCCCCCATTCCAGATGTGGTCGCATCACAGTGCCAGAACAAGTTCCACCACTCTAAGGACCATGACTCCAATAGGAAAAGAATTTCTTCCTTACTGGATACAAGCACGTTCCCCCAGCCGGTGACGGTACACTTCATGCCAGCCGGGAAGACGACCGAAGAGGCGGGCAGGCAGATGGGCCGGATTGTTCGGCTGTAGTTCACTGCCTTCTTGAGCTTCACCAGGGCAATGTCCCCTTTAGAGCCTTCTTCTTCCACGTAGTCAGGGTGCTTAATCACTTGCTCCACCTGCATAACTTGCAGGTCGTTTGGGGGGTCGTTCAGCCGATGGACCCCCAGGACGACATCGTAGTCTTCAATTTCAGCCCTCCTGCAAAAAGGAGAGGAAGCAATATGCTtgtattaaaatgcatttctaaGATGCAAACGGAGGTCGTTGCGAAGGGTCTAAGAGTACCTGTGCTAGGGTTCACATATCCAATGGTGGCCCGACTGATTCTTTAGcacatggggagggagagaaagcaacAGTCTTCCATTTAATTCTGCCCCAGAAACTAGTATTTAGAGGTGAACTTTTCTTAATGTGGAGATTCCATTTAACCTGCATGGAGAGCAGTCATGGATTGACCTTGTTTATGACATTTGTACACTGCCCCATAAAGTTATCTGGGAGGCTTATGATAAATAAGAAAACCATTTTGATACAAATAAGCCATGAAACCATAAATTCAAAAAGATAAATATGTGAAAAACAAAGTTCATCACAACACAGCCCAAATAAAggcaatatattaaaaaaaaataattgaggGACCCAGATTGCAAGAGTTATTTAGAAAATATTCTGAAACTAAAAATACCACAAATATAGCACCAAGCAAGCTTTACTGGGAAGCCTACTCCATTGGCCAgggggccactactgaaaaggccctctccctggtacAGATCCATTCTACATGAATGTGTCTCCCCATTTTTCAGAAGCGATCTAGGAAGGACTGTCCAAGTTAGAGATACagaaccataagaagggaaaGCAGAGACCCTGAAGTTGTTTGTTAACAAGTTAGCACTAGGCAGACACACAAGGGTATACTTTTGTCTGTCCTGGACTCTATACGTAATGATTAAAATCTAACAAAGCATAGTTCCTATGAGACTAAGCGGTGAGTTGGGCAGTGGGAAGGATCGGGTCTCCAGCAcaaatcttgcctctgccatAGGTGGTGTTGGAAAAACCATTCTCTCTCAACCCTCACTAtctgaaaatatatataatagcAGGGGCCCATCTTCCAGGGTCTTTTTCAAATTTCACATACGTTATCTTCTGGCAGTGCTTTGAACACTGCTCAGAAGCACCATGCAAATGCTAAAGCCAACATTTTTAGCATCCTCATCAGTAAACCAAACTCTCGAATTATGAGAAGGCTGCAGAATAGTGTCTGCACGCCTCGCCAGCTTTCTAttatttaaaccaggcataggcaaactcggccctccagatgttttgggactacaattcccatcatccctgaccgctggtcctgttggttagggatgatgggagttgtagtcccataacatctgcagggccgattttgcctatgcctggtttaaacttCCTATCCAAAAGGCATTGCCTGCTCTGTTCCCCAACACCCACAACCGCATCTTATTCCACGGATGCCTTGCACTTACGCAGGGAAGCAATGTGCCGCTGTGACTAGCCACTGGGGGGCAATGAGAGACGCTCCACAGAGGTGacggccgctgctgct comes from Podarcis raffonei isolate rPodRaf1 chromosome 13, rPodRaf1.pri, whole genome shotgun sequence and encodes:
- the PRSS8 gene encoding prostasin codes for the protein MGSLLGGLGLLLFVSVFFSRSHSAAIGANGTQPGFCGVPAMGRIMGGMNAEHGQWPWQVSLTSSSSGRHLCGASLIAPQWLVTAAHCFPARAEIEDYDVVLGVHRLNDPPNDLQVMQVEQVIKHPDYVEEEGSKGDIALVKLKKAVNYSRTIRPICLPASSVVFPAGMKCTVTGWGNVLVSTSLPTPKTLQQLEVPIIGIDTCKCLYRRNPDPEDPLTVHDDMICAGFAEGMKDACQGDSGGPLSCRIGNAWLLAGVVSWGDECGAPNRPGIYSRISTYADWIQANVPEVQLSQVTSDVQPISEEGMCSDTPDTSRPGPYDDIQPQPGWSRPIHPTNPASGSAASWACMSSLPLLVLFLQTFHYFL